From a region of the Halolamina sp. CBA1230 genome:
- a CDS encoding ferritin family protein codes for MDGATFREQVTEAKETELNRLGSNKLLVALTDADLTARRVLEAAADSEHAAHTTFSEWAEDEPNERAREAFADVADREADHRERVLDAMDDGYEPNDGGALHEYLRGREGTVLRVAAGMVGRGLVADRTHQQVVSFFVNEADTARADLFRELREETESGTERGLELLETLCADEDDWADARDVAEYTVQVAYDDYADALEGMGVDPKPVC; via the coding sequence ATGGACGGCGCGACGTTCCGCGAGCAGGTGACCGAGGCGAAGGAGACCGAACTGAACCGACTCGGCTCGAACAAGCTACTGGTCGCGCTCACCGACGCCGACCTCACGGCCCGGCGCGTGCTCGAAGCGGCCGCCGACTCCGAACACGCCGCCCACACCACGTTCTCCGAGTGGGCCGAGGACGAGCCGAACGAGCGGGCCCGCGAGGCGTTCGCCGACGTGGCCGACCGCGAGGCCGACCACCGCGAGCGCGTGCTCGACGCGATGGACGACGGGTACGAGCCGAACGACGGCGGTGCGCTCCACGAGTACCTCCGCGGCCGCGAGGGCACAGTCCTGCGCGTGGCCGCGGGGATGGTCGGGCGCGGGCTGGTGGCCGATCGAACCCACCAGCAGGTGGTCTCCTTCTTCGTCAACGAGGCCGACACCGCCCGGGCGGATCTGTTCCGCGAGCTGCGCGAGGAGACCGAGTCGGGGACCGAACGCGGGCTGGAGCTACTGGAGACGCTGTGTGCCGACGAGGACGACTGGGCGGACGCCCGCGACGTCGCCGAGTACACGGTCCAGGTCGCCTACGACGACTACGCCGACGCGCTGGAGGGGATGGGCGTCGATCCCAAACCCGTCTGCTGA
- a CDS encoding GNAT family N-acetyltransferase: protein MIREGRSGDRPTVRRLQECLPEPAPELLDPVAGGELLVSVADGDVVGYLLWFPGEPAAVAELVVHPDYRREGRGRALLGALFDCLDPGAEVTLRVAADNEGAKALYEEFGFERIAVEPDAYDDGPGYLLRAVVGG, encoded by the coding sequence GTGATCCGCGAGGGGCGCTCCGGGGACCGCCCGACCGTTCGTCGCCTCCAGGAGTGCCTCCCCGAACCGGCCCCGGAGCTGCTCGATCCGGTCGCGGGCGGCGAACTTCTGGTCTCCGTCGCCGACGGCGACGTGGTCGGCTACCTGCTCTGGTTTCCGGGCGAGCCGGCCGCCGTCGCGGAGCTGGTCGTCCACCCCGACTACCGCCGGGAGGGTCGCGGCCGCGCGCTGCTCGGCGCGCTGTTCGACTGTCTCGACCCCGGGGCCGAGGTGACGCTGCGAGTCGCCGCCGACAACGAGGGGGCCAAGGCGCTGTACGAGGAGTTCGGGTTCGAGCGGATCGCCGTCGAGCCCGACGCTTACGACGACGGACCGGGCTACCTGCTTCGGGCCGTCGTCGGCGGCTGA
- the uppS gene encoding polyprenyl diphosphate synthase, which translates to MKQWVREQVGRAYERLLRREGEGGPSHVAIIQDGNRRYARERGDDATEGHRAGAETTEQVLEWCQDLGVKELTLYAFSTENFKRPPAEREQLYDLLEEKLTSIADNDRIHENGVAIRAIGETDRLPERVREAIRYAENRTADYDSFRLNVALAYGGRNELLRAARDVLEDVDAGDLDPADIDIDLVDDRLYGRQVRDVDLIIRTGGDERTSNFLPWHANGNEAAAYFCAPYWPEFSKVDFLRGIRTYQSRERSWQRTRRERAAAIVRAVAETELAEARTVAGRLREKLPGGAAPEIDAELDGSAGESAD; encoded by the coding sequence ATGAAGCAGTGGGTCCGAGAGCAAGTCGGCCGGGCCTACGAGCGCCTGCTCCGCCGCGAGGGCGAGGGCGGCCCCTCCCACGTCGCGATCATCCAGGACGGGAACCGCCGCTACGCGAGAGAGCGGGGCGACGACGCCACCGAGGGCCACCGTGCCGGCGCCGAGACCACCGAACAGGTGCTCGAGTGGTGTCAGGATCTCGGCGTGAAGGAGCTCACCCTCTACGCGTTCTCGACGGAGAACTTCAAGCGTCCGCCGGCGGAGCGCGAACAGCTCTACGACCTGCTCGAGGAGAAGCTCACGTCGATCGCCGACAACGACCGCATCCACGAGAACGGGGTGGCGATCCGCGCGATCGGCGAGACCGACCGCCTGCCCGAGCGCGTCCGCGAGGCGATCCGCTACGCCGAGAACCGGACCGCCGACTACGACTCGTTCCGGCTCAACGTCGCGCTGGCGTACGGCGGCCGGAACGAGCTCCTCCGGGCCGCACGCGACGTGCTCGAAGACGTCGACGCCGGCGACCTGGACCCCGCCGACATCGACATCGACCTCGTCGACGACCGGCTCTACGGCCGGCAGGTCCGCGACGTCGACCTGATCATCCGCACCGGCGGCGACGAGCGCACCTCGAACTTCCTCCCCTGGCACGCCAACGGGAACGAGGCGGCGGCGTACTTCTGTGCCCCCTACTGGCCGGAGTTCTCGAAGGTCGACTTCCTACGGGGGATCCGCACCTACCAGTCCCGCGAGCGATCCTGGCAGCGCACCCGCCGGGAGCGCGCGGCCGCCATCGTTCGCGCGGTCGCGGAGACCGAACTCGCCGAGGCGCGGACGGTCGCCGGCCGGCTGCGCGAGAAACTGCCCGGCGGCGCCGCCCCGGAGATCGACGCCGAACTGGACGGCTCCGCCGGCGAGTCGGCGGACTGA
- a CDS encoding ornithine cyclodeaminase family protein translates to MTETLFLRSDELDGLADPAEYVDAVREGYRQRGEGAAAEPRTKLGSADPPGMLTTYGAVLPDTGAMGGYMYSAGFGAEDAWFTTPLFDAESGEPLALLDGASMNPFKTGATGAVGVDALAREDADSVAVIGSGAQARGQLRCTATVRDLETVWVFSPTKEHRESFAGGMNERLDASVAAVASPAAAIEDADIVITATTASEPVFDGDDLEPGTHVTAMGQYDPEKRELDATTIERSTYVPDLRARATQDAGSFLHALEEGAVDENHVHAELGEVVAGEAEGRTDEEEITVFDSGGTGIETVAGAYLLYEKAVEEGLGETIEFSPASGALTGE, encoded by the coding sequence ATGACCGAGACGCTGTTCCTGCGCAGCGACGAACTCGACGGCCTCGCCGACCCCGCGGAGTACGTCGACGCCGTCCGCGAGGGGTACCGCCAGCGTGGCGAGGGCGCCGCCGCCGAGCCGCGAACCAAACTCGGGAGCGCGGACCCGCCGGGGATGCTGACCACCTACGGCGCGGTGCTGCCCGACACGGGCGCGATGGGCGGCTACATGTACAGCGCCGGCTTCGGCGCCGAGGACGCCTGGTTCACCACACCGCTGTTCGACGCCGAGTCGGGCGAGCCGCTGGCGCTGCTCGACGGCGCATCGATGAACCCGTTCAAAACCGGCGCCACGGGCGCGGTCGGTGTGGACGCGCTGGCTCGCGAGGACGCCGACAGCGTCGCCGTCATCGGCTCCGGCGCGCAGGCGCGCGGGCAGCTCCGCTGTACCGCGACGGTCCGCGACCTCGAGACAGTCTGGGTGTTCTCCCCGACGAAGGAGCACCGCGAGTCGTTCGCGGGCGGGATGAACGAGCGTCTCGACGCCTCCGTCGCCGCGGTCGCCTCCCCCGCGGCGGCGATCGAGGACGCCGATATCGTGATCACCGCGACTACCGCATCCGAGCCGGTGTTCGACGGCGACGACCTGGAACCCGGCACCCACGTCACCGCGATGGGGCAGTACGACCCCGAGAAGCGCGAACTCGACGCGACGACCATCGAGCGATCGACGTACGTTCCGGACCTCCGGGCGCGAGCGACCCAGGACGCCGGGTCGTTCCTCCACGCGCTCGAGGAGGGCGCCGTCGACGAGAATCACGTCCACGCGGAACTGGGCGAGGTCGTCGCCGGCGAGGCCGAGGGCCGAACCGACGAGGAGGAGATCACGGTGTTCGACTCCGGCGGTACCGGGATCGAGACGGTCGCGGGCGCGTATCTGCTGTACGAGAAGGCCGTCGAGGAAGGACTGGGCGAGACGATCGAGTTCTCGCCGGCGAGCGGGGCGCTGACCGGGGAGTAG
- a CDS encoding DUF92 domain-containing protein produces MNRRLRRDAGFAAVSLLALAAPLLGRATVLPFLAVAGAAAFLIEDGPLFDLFARPRDRQAGRLYGLAAFSLSAAVLAFLAAPPVAASYTMPLPAFAASVVAVGVGNLGATAVRDRFDEQFLVVSTFTVVAFLAALLAQLIVVALASLPLVPMGVDAGLAAAPTFTFHAAMAALVAALTRSMLSPGDAGAVTFAVGASMLVVSGIAPAIHVLDVGLALGVALFLGILTYATGTASVEGMLSGVLLCLVTIGLGGPGWFVLLLTFFGVGTLSTKFRYEEKADRGVAEENEGARGLGNVLGNAGIALLAVVGYAAAGDLPMVDADLFRLAFAGSLATAMGDTLSSEIGGLFDTPRLVTTGERVPPGTDGAITWQGELAGVVGSAVVGVLAVALLGVTRSPGVVVGLVTAGGLAGMTADSVLGATVEGDRLENETVNLLATLAGALASVLLAVLV; encoded by the coding sequence GTGAACCGGAGGCTCAGGCGTGACGCCGGCTTCGCCGCGGTCTCCCTCCTCGCACTCGCGGCGCCGCTGCTCGGCCGGGCGACGGTGCTGCCGTTCCTCGCCGTCGCCGGCGCCGCGGCCTTCCTGATCGAGGACGGGCCGCTGTTCGATCTGTTCGCCCGTCCGCGCGACCGACAGGCCGGCCGACTGTACGGGCTCGCGGCGTTCTCGCTGTCGGCGGCCGTGCTCGCCTTCCTCGCGGCGCCGCCGGTCGCCGCGTCGTACACCATGCCGCTGCCCGCCTTCGCCGCCAGCGTCGTCGCCGTCGGCGTCGGCAACCTCGGCGCGACGGCGGTCCGGGACCGGTTCGACGAGCAGTTCCTCGTCGTCTCGACGTTCACGGTCGTCGCCTTCCTCGCCGCGCTGCTGGCACAGCTGATCGTCGTCGCGCTGGCGAGCCTGCCGCTGGTCCCGATGGGCGTCGACGCCGGCCTCGCGGCCGCGCCGACGTTCACGTTCCACGCCGCGATGGCGGCGCTGGTGGCCGCGCTCACGCGCTCGATGCTCTCGCCGGGCGACGCCGGCGCCGTGACGTTCGCCGTCGGCGCGTCGATGCTCGTCGTCAGCGGGATCGCACCCGCGATCCACGTCCTCGACGTGGGGCTTGCGCTGGGCGTCGCGCTGTTCCTCGGGATCCTCACCTACGCCACCGGCACCGCCTCCGTCGAGGGGATGCTCTCTGGCGTGTTGCTCTGTCTGGTCACCATCGGTCTCGGCGGGCCGGGCTGGTTCGTCCTCCTGCTCACCTTCTTCGGCGTGGGGACGCTCTCGACCAAGTTCCGCTACGAGGAGAAAGCCGACCGCGGCGTCGCCGAGGAGAACGAGGGCGCCCGCGGGCTGGGCAACGTGCTCGGCAACGCCGGCATCGCGCTCCTCGCGGTCGTCGGCTACGCCGCCGCGGGCGACCTCCCGATGGTCGACGCCGACCTGTTCCGTCTCGCGTTCGCCGGCTCGCTCGCGACGGCGATGGGCGACACGCTCTCCAGTGAGATCGGCGGGCTGTTCGACACGCCGCGGCTGGTCACGACCGGCGAGCGCGTCCCTCCCGGTACGGACGGCGCGATCACCTGGCAGGGCGAACTCGCGGGCGTCGTCGGCAGCGCGGTCGTCGGCGTGCTGGCGGTGGCGCTGCTCGGCGTCACGCGCTCGCCCGGGGTCGTGGTCGGCCTCGTCACCGCCGGCGGCCTCGCGGGGATGACCGCCGACAGCGTGCTCGGCGCCACCGTCGAGGGCGACCGCCTCGAGAACGAGACGGTGAACCTGCTCGCGACGCTTGCGGGCGCGCTGGCGAGCGTGCTGCTCGCCGTTCTGGTGTGA
- the dnaG gene encoding DNA primase DnaG, producing the protein MQDTAKYLIHAKLSADGVIERSDVVGAVFGQTEGLLGDEMDLRDLQDSSKVGRIDVSVETEGGQSFGDVTIASSLDKVETAILAASLETISRVGPCQARIEVTDIEDIRAAKRRIVVQRAKELLANSFEESVLTSDELHEEVRESVRAGEMNEYEGYPAGPNVADGDAVVVVEGRADVSRLLEFGVKNAVAVEGTNVPEEIAELTQERTTTTFLDGDRGGQLILRELGQVGDIDFVAFAPDGESVEELPRGELLAALREKTPYEVYERARETGDPESAREVATGGTLRESGSSEGNPLVGSDGASIGDDPDRTDDSADAGGSSASAASGPTADGGSTAAVAEGTMVEQVEGATTDAADETTDATAEAERATSETEDADDESAETTLGDHVREVVGENAGTVRLLDEELSTLTEAPADDAYETVDDSEGAHALVLDGELDQRTLDAAADRDLQHAVARSTGEFVKQPATPHVRPVDGFLS; encoded by the coding sequence ATGCAAGACACAGCCAAATACCTCATCCACGCGAAGCTATCGGCGGACGGCGTCATCGAACGGAGCGACGTCGTCGGCGCGGTGTTCGGCCAGACCGAGGGCCTGCTCGGCGACGAGATGGACCTGCGGGACCTGCAGGACTCCTCGAAAGTCGGCCGCATCGACGTCAGCGTCGAGACCGAGGGCGGGCAGTCGTTCGGCGACGTGACGATCGCCTCCTCGCTCGACAAGGTCGAAACCGCGATCCTCGCGGCGTCGCTCGAGACCATCTCCCGGGTCGGCCCCTGTCAGGCCCGGATCGAAGTGACCGACATCGAGGACATCCGCGCCGCCAAGCGCCGGATCGTCGTCCAGCGCGCCAAGGAACTGCTCGCGAACTCCTTCGAGGAGAGCGTGCTCACCAGCGACGAGCTCCACGAGGAGGTTCGCGAGTCGGTCCGTGCCGGCGAGATGAACGAGTACGAAGGCTACCCGGCCGGCCCGAACGTCGCCGACGGCGACGCGGTCGTCGTCGTCGAAGGGCGAGCCGACGTCTCCCGCCTGCTCGAGTTCGGCGTGAAAAACGCCGTCGCGGTCGAGGGGACCAACGTCCCCGAGGAGATCGCCGAACTCACGCAGGAACGGACGACTACCACGTTCCTCGACGGCGACCGCGGCGGCCAACTGATCCTCCGCGAACTCGGACAGGTCGGCGATATCGACTTCGTCGCGTTCGCTCCCGACGGCGAGTCCGTCGAGGAGCTTCCCCGCGGCGAACTGCTCGCCGCGCTCCGGGAGAAAACGCCCTACGAGGTGTACGAGCGCGCCCGGGAGACCGGCGACCCCGAGTCGGCCCGAGAGGTCGCGACCGGCGGCACGCTCCGCGAATCGGGGAGTTCGGAGGGGAACCCACTCGTCGGCAGTGACGGGGCCTCGATCGGCGACGACCCGGACCGAACGGACGACTCGGCCGACGCCGGCGGCTCGTCCGCCTCGGCGGCGAGCGGACCGACGGCTGACGGCGGGTCGACCGCAGCAGTCGCCGAGGGGACGATGGTCGAGCAGGTCGAGGGAGCCACGACCGACGCGGCGGACGAGACGACGGACGCGACAGCCGAGGCCGAACGAGCGACGAGCGAAACCGAAGACGCCGACGACGAATCGGCGGAAACGACGCTCGGCGATCACGTCCGCGAGGTCGTCGGCGAGAACGCCGGCACGGTCCGGCTGCTCGACGAGGAGCTATCGACGCTGACCGAGGCGCCCGCGGACGACGCGTACGAGACCGTCGACGACAGCGAGGGCGCTCACGCGCTGGTGCTCGACGGCGAACTCGACCAGCGGACGCTCGACGCGGCTGCCGACCGCGACCTCCAGCACGCGGTCGCCCGGTCGACCGGCGAGTTCGTCAAACAGCCCGCGACCCCGCACGTGCGGCCGGTCGATGGGTTCCTCTCCTGA
- a CDS encoding undecaprenyl diphosphate synthase family protein, with amino-acid sequence MGAYDAYLALRHRLADPDGPDHVALVLTERDLLEQGAYDTLARTLAWAFDYGAERVTVSVSVLDEAVAPTLVRELRDVDAPREVAVRGPENVERADAPIRINVGLGGRGEFARAVREMAEDVAAGDLDPEDVDEETVTDHLVFPEEPDLLIKTGAERLSDFLIWQSTYSELYFTDVNWRDFRKRDYLRAVREFEDRQRRFGE; translated from the coding sequence GTGGGAGCGTACGACGCCTACCTCGCCCTCCGCCACCGCCTCGCCGACCCCGACGGCCCCGACCACGTCGCGCTGGTGCTGACCGAGCGCGATCTGCTCGAACAGGGCGCCTACGACACCTTAGCGCGGACGCTCGCCTGGGCGTTCGACTACGGCGCCGAGCGCGTGACCGTCTCGGTGTCAGTGCTCGACGAGGCGGTCGCGCCGACGCTCGTCCGCGAGCTCCGCGACGTGGACGCGCCCCGCGAGGTCGCGGTCCGCGGCCCCGAGAACGTCGAACGCGCCGACGCGCCGATCCGGATCAACGTCGGCCTCGGCGGCCGCGGGGAGTTCGCCCGCGCGGTCCGGGAGATGGCCGAGGACGTCGCCGCCGGCGATCTCGATCCCGAGGACGTCGACGAGGAGACCGTCACCGACCACCTGGTGTTTCCGGAGGAGCCGGACCTGCTGATCAAAACCGGTGCCGAACGGCTCTCGGACTTCCTGATCTGGCAGTCCACGTACTCGGAGCTGTACTTCACCGACGTGAACTGGCGGGATTTCCGGAAGCGGGACTACCTCCGTGCAGTCCGGGAGTTCGAGGACCGACAGCGCCGCTTCGGGGAGTGA
- a CDS encoding ribosome assembly factor SBDS, with protein MIPLDEAVTARLESHGERFEVLIDPDAALAMKRGEFDGELEDVIAAEDVFENASRGDRPAEDDLEEVFGTTDPLEIIPEIVERGEIQITAEQRKEMEEQKHNALVNKIARNAVNPQMDNAPHPPERIERALEEAGFSVDPMEPVESQVDDALDALRPVIPIRFDEVTVAVNVPADYAGSAQAKIRQYGDLEREEWQADGSWIGVVTFPAGMQNDFYDMVNEQTSGEAETRIVKEKDDIKTR; from the coding sequence ATGATTCCGCTCGACGAAGCCGTCACCGCACGCTTGGAGTCCCACGGCGAGCGTTTCGAAGTGCTCATCGACCCCGACGCCGCCCTCGCGATGAAACGCGGGGAGTTCGACGGCGAGCTGGAGGACGTCATCGCCGCGGAGGACGTGTTCGAGAACGCCTCGCGGGGGGATCGCCCCGCGGAGGACGACCTCGAGGAAGTGTTCGGCACGACTGACCCGCTGGAGATCATCCCCGAGATCGTCGAGCGCGGGGAGATCCAGATCACCGCCGAGCAGCGCAAGGAGATGGAGGAGCAGAAGCACAACGCGCTGGTCAACAAGATCGCCCGGAACGCGGTCAACCCCCAGATGGACAACGCGCCCCACCCGCCGGAACGCATCGAGCGGGCGCTCGAGGAGGCCGGCTTCTCGGTCGATCCGATGGAGCCCGTGGAGTCACAGGTCGACGACGCGCTCGACGCGCTCCGGCCGGTGATCCCCATCCGGTTCGACGAGGTGACCGTCGCCGTCAACGTCCCCGCGGACTACGCTGGCAGCGCCCAGGCGAAGATCCGTCAGTACGGCGACCTCGAACGCGAGGAGTGGCAGGCCGACGGCTCCTGGATCGGCGTCGTCACGTTCCCCGCCGGGATGCAGAACGACTTCTACGACATGGTCAACGAGCAGACCAGCGGCGAGGCCGAGACACGGATCGTCAAGGAGAAAGACGACATCAAGACGCGCTAG
- a CDS encoding FUN14 domain-containing protein, with protein MDPAVLQLELDFQQLGVEAGSGGLIGALVGFAAKKVAKIIAVLIGIELALFKFLESREIITVDWEKLTSGLMGAGQDAASGAPPSWVETVLSTISVSAGFTAGFYLGWRRA; from the coding sequence ATGGATCCCGCCGTCTTACAGTTAGAACTCGACTTCCAGCAGCTCGGGGTGGAGGCCGGCTCCGGGGGGCTGATCGGCGCACTGGTCGGGTTCGCCGCGAAGAAGGTCGCCAAGATCATCGCCGTCCTGATCGGCATCGAACTGGCGCTGTTCAAGTTCCTCGAGTCCCGCGAGATCATCACCGTCGACTGGGAGAAGCTGACCTCCGGGCTGATGGGGGCCGGACAGGACGCCGCAAGCGGGGCGCCGCCGTCGTGGGTCGAGACGGTCCTCTCGACGATCTCGGTGTCGGCCGGGTTCACCGCCGGCTTCTACCTCGGCTGGCGGCGCGCCTGA
- a CDS encoding DUF2797 domain-containing protein encodes MQFVGYDSGDGGLLLADGGGVEYVDLTPGTELAYTLGERHCAGVVDDGEHVACDADGVPYCDQHSHVWVCAKCTGECLKDEMDCFEDHAVYLAAFAPDTFKVGVTREWRLETRLLEQGADRAAHIRTVDDGRAARRIEAGIAERIPDRIRVPTKIDGLHRSVDDDAWTRLLDEFDPIDTFDFDYGLNLADRPVAETMASGTVRGVKGRILLLDRGGSTYAVDLRELVGYEVQEGATEREMQSSLGAFG; translated from the coding sequence GTGCAGTTCGTGGGCTACGATTCGGGTGACGGCGGCCTGCTGCTCGCCGACGGTGGCGGCGTCGAGTACGTCGACCTGACGCCCGGGACCGAACTCGCCTACACGCTGGGCGAGCGCCACTGTGCGGGCGTCGTCGACGACGGCGAGCACGTCGCCTGCGACGCCGACGGTGTGCCGTACTGCGACCAGCACAGCCACGTCTGGGTCTGTGCGAAATGTACCGGCGAGTGTCTGAAAGACGAGATGGACTGTTTCGAGGACCACGCGGTGTACCTCGCGGCGTTCGCCCCCGACACGTTCAAGGTCGGCGTCACCCGGGAGTGGCGCCTCGAAACCCGGCTGCTGGAGCAGGGTGCCGACCGCGCGGCCCACATCCGGACTGTCGACGACGGCCGCGCCGCCCGGCGGATCGAGGCCGGTATCGCCGAGCGCATCCCGGACCGGATCCGTGTGCCCACGAAGATCGACGGGCTCCACCGCTCGGTCGACGACGACGCGTGGACGAGGCTGCTCGACGAGTTCGACCCCATCGACACGTTCGACTTCGACTACGGGCTCAACCTCGCGGATCGACCGGTCGCGGAGACGATGGCCAGCGGCACCGTTCGCGGCGTGAAGGGGCGGATCCTCCTGCTCGACCGCGGCGGCAGCACGTACGCCGTCGACCTGCGGGAACTGGTGGGGTACGAGGTGCAGGAGGGGGCGACCGAGCGCGAGATGCAGTCGAGCCTGGGCGCCTTTGGCTGA